GCGCCAGGTCGACGCCGCTGATGGCCGGGTAGGGGACGATCGACTGGTAGGCCGCTCGCGTCCGGTCGCGGAGGTCCTCGTGGATCCGCTCGACGTCGGCCGGGTCCCGCCCCTCGACGATGGGCGCGAGGAAGTCCTCGATCGTCTCCCGCGAGCCTGCGATCGGCCCCCAGCACTCGCCCCAGCCGACCGCTCCGTCGGCCGTTTCGACTCGCACGAGCAGAGCGGTGCGCTCCTCGACCCACGCCTGGGCGTACCCGAACGGCTCGTCGGGTTCCGATCGAAGGGCGACCGCCTCGACGGATCGGACTGTCGTTCCGGTCATAGGACGGGCGTCGCAGCGCTCGGGCTTATCGCTTTGGACGCGCCGACACGAGCGGCGGCCGGGAGTCGGCCCGCAGCAGCCCGTTCTGCAGTCCGCTGGCCCTGAGATCGCTCGTCATCCATCGCGCTGTTTCCGGACGCCGTCACGGCGCTGCCGCGGCCCGTCTTCTGACCGGCGGCCCTGCGCTTCTGGTCACGACCGTCGATCGACAGCGGGCATCGCCCTCGCCAGTTCCTGACCGCTTGGATTTATGTGGTGGCGCGAGTACGTCGTACTCGTGACACCGACAATCACGAAAATCGAGAGCACGGAGTTCGAGTACCCCCTCGAGGACGTCGGGATGGACAACCACGGCTTCAACATCGTGTACGATCCCGGCGAGACTACCTACCGAAAGCTATTCGCGCTGCAGATCCACACCGACGAGGGAATCACGGGCGAGTACGTCGGCGGCAACTCGCCGGGCGCGGCGCAGATCAACATGTTCGCTGACTATCTGGTCGGGAAGAACCCCCTCGAGCGCGAGAAGCACTGGTCGGAGATCAAGCGCGCCCTGCGCAAGTACGACCGCATGGGGATGGGCCCGATCGACATCGCCCTGTGGGACTTCGCCGGCAAGTACTACGACGCTCCCATCCACGAGCTACTGGGTACGTATCGCGAGCGCATCCCCGCGTACGCCTCGACGTACCACGGCGACGAAAACGGCGGCCTGGACTCGCCCGAAGCGTTCGCCGACTTCGCCGAGGAGTGCCTGGAGAGGGGCTTCAGCGGCTTCAAAATCCACGGCTGGGGCGGGAGCGAAGGGCCCCACGACATCGACCGGGAGGTCGACGCCGTCCACGCCGTCGGCGAGCGCGTCGGCGACGAGATGGACCTGATGCACGACCCCGCCTGCGAACTGGAGACGTGGGCCGACGCGCTCAAGCTCGGCAAGGCCTGCGACGAGGAGGGCTTCTTCTGGTACGAGGACCCCTACCGCGACGGCGGCATCAGCCAGCACGGTCACAAACAACTGGGCGAGCACCTCGAGACGCCCATACTCCAGACCGAACACGTCCGCGGGCTGGAGCCGCACACCGACTTCATCGCCAACGGCGCGACCGACTTCGTCCGCGCCGACCCCGAGTACGACGCCGGCATCACCGGCGCGATGAAGATCGCCAGCGTCGCCGAAGGCTTCGGGCTGGACGTCGAGTTCCACGCGCCCGGCCCCGCCCAGCGGCACTGCATCGCCGCCACGCGCAATGCCAACTACTACGAGATGGCGCTGGTCCACCCCGACTGCCAGAACACGATGCCGCCCGTCTACGAGGGCGGCTACTCCGACCTGATCGAGGCCGTCGACGACGACGGCACCGTCCCCGTCCCCGACGGACCCGGCCTCGGCGTCGAGTACGACTGGGACTACATCGAGGACAACGCCACCGGGAGCGTCCACACCTACGAATAACCGACCGCGCAGGCATCGCCTGTACTGGCGGCATCCCGGGAACGGGCATCCTCGTGGTGCACGACGAGATGGCCATCGGCGCGAGGGGGGCGAGGCCAGCCACGCCGGCGGCTACGCCGCCACCGACGACGTCGAACTGATCGCCCGCGGACGGCGACCAGTCGAGACGTCGCTGCCGGGCATCGACGGTCCGTGGACCTGTGACGGGACCACCAGGGCGCGTTCGCCGACGCCGTCGCGCACGTCGAAGCGCTGCTCGATGGCGACGCCGAGAATCGCTCGACCAACCGCTCCGGGACCGTCACGTTCTGGGAATCCCGGCCACTGCGGTTCTCCGTCCGTCCCCGTGTCGTCGATCGGCAGACGGGAGCTCGACAGATCGGAGCGTGGCATCTGAGACAGTCGACCCCGAGACCGAACGAGGTCGTCGAAGAACCGTTTCGCGACTGCGGCACTGTCCAGTGCGACGACTGCCGGGCGAACGTCTGCCAGAACGGCACCAGAGTGAGAGTCCCTGTCTCCGGCGTTCCCCATGGGCGACGAACCCCCGCCGAGACGGATCTGATGCGAAAGATCACAGCAGAAATTGAACGCACTGATACACTCGACGGGCACCCCGGGTGTCCGTCGACGTGTGAATAAATTCAGATTCCACTATAGCGGCGCTCGGCGCCGGGTGACCCGACGCCACGAGAACGCACTGGACCGGGGACCGGAGGAAAACGGCTGGACCGGGAATCAGAACCCGGTGGCCCGCGGGAAGGCCATAGTGATCTCCGGGAGATAGATGATCGCCAGCAGGACGGCGATGTCGGCCACGTAGAACGGGACGACTTTCTTGCTGATCCCCCAGACCGGTCGGTTTGAGACGCTGGACGCCGCGAACAGGCAGATCCCCAGCGGCGGGGTGATGAGCCCGAAGTTCAGCGTCACGATGAACATGATGCCGAACTGGTAGGCCGGGATCCCCAGCGTCTCGGCGATCGTCGCCAGCGTCGGCGCTAGGATGATAGCCGCGGCGCCGATCTCGAGCCACGTGCCCACGAACAGGAGGACGAGGCCGACGACCAGCATGTAGGCCGCCGGGCTCAGCCCCATCTCGACGAGGGCGGCACCCAGTTCGCGAGTGATGCCCTCCTTGGCGAGCATCCACGAGAGGATCGACGCGAAGCCGATGATGGCGTACAGCTGGGTCGACCGCTCGAGGGTGACGCTCAGCGAATCGATGATCTTGTCGCCCGTCAGGGTGCGATAGAGCACGCCGCCGATCAGCAGTGCGTACACGCAGGCGACGGCGGCGGCCTCAGTGGGCGTGAAGATACCGCCGAGGATGCCGCCGAGGATGATCGCCGGCATCGTCAGCGCGACCAGCGAGTCGAACACCAGCGACGGGACTTCGGAGCGCTCGACGTCCGGCGAGTGGCTCGGGAAGTCCCGCTGCACGGAGAGGACCCCGGTAATCACCATCAGTGCGCCGCCGAGCAGCAGGCCCGGGATCACGGCCGCCGCGAACAGCGCCCCGATCGAGGTGTTAGTCACCGACCCGTAGATGACGATGATGATACTCGGGGGGATGATCGGGCCGACGATCGACGACGCGGCAGTCAGTGCCGAACTGAAGTCGGTGTCGTACCCCTCGTCGGACATGGCGGGAATGAACACCGAGCCGAGCGCGGCGACGTCGGCGACCGCAGCGCCGGTGATGCCGGCGAAGAACAGGCTCGCGAGGACGTTCGCCTGCGCGAGCCCGCCCCGGATGCGCCCGATCGTGTAGTTCGCGAAGCGGACGATCCGGTCGGTGATCTCGGAGTTGTTCATCAGCTCCCCGGCCAGCAGGAAGAAGGGGATCGCCAGCAACACGAACGAGTTGAGCCCGCTGAAGATGCGGGTCACGCCCGTGGTCATGGACTCCCCCGCGACGAACAGCCAGAGGTACGACACCGTCGCGATGGCGAAGGCGATGTCCACGCGGAGGAAGATCAGCGCGAGCAGGATCGCCAGAAGCGGGACGAGCTCAATCATCGCTCTCACCCTCTCGCTGGTCGACGTCGTAGGCGTTCTGCAGGCTCTCGGTCTCGCCGAGCACGACCAGGCGGAGCAGGCGCGCCAGCGCGAACAGCGTGACGAGGGTGCCGCTGATCGGGATCACGATGTACACCCACAGCAGCGGGAAGTTCATCGCGGGCGCCTCCGCGTTGAGCCCCGCACTGATGGCGTACTCGAGCCCGAAGTTGACCCAGATGAGCCCGAGGACGACGTACAGTGCCATCGTCGTCGACTGCAGCCAGTACTTGACGCGGTCGGGGAATCGATCGTAGACGATCCCCACGTTGAGGTGGTCGTCGCTGTTGACGAGGGAGGCCGTCACCAGCAGCGCGAACCAGACCATGAGGTACCGCGACAGCTCGTTGGCCCACAGTAGCGACTCGCTTAACACGTACCGCATGATCACGTTGAGGACCACGACGCAGACCAGCAGGGCGAGCAGGATCAGGCTGAACTGCCGCAGTCTCGTGTCGAGGCGGTCCATCGCCGAGTCGAACCGCTCGGCGGACTGGTAGAGCGCGCTGTCTTCGGTGACGGTGTAGTTAAACACGACGATCACCTCCCGGGAGCGTCCACAGTCGAGGCGTGCTCGCGTCGGACATGGTCAGGCAGCTCCCTCCTCGTCGACGGACTCCGGAACGACCGTCACCGGCACGTCGGCATTGAGAACCACCGACTGAGTCACGCTGCCGAACAGGGCCTTGCCCGTCGGCGAGCGCTCCCGGCCGGCGACGGCCACGTGGTCGACGTTCCGGTCGTCGGCGACGGACACGATGACCTCCTCGGCGTTGCCCTCCGCGACGAGCGCCTCGACCGGAACGTCGGTTCGCTCGAACCGTTCGCGGGCCTCACTTATCACGTCCGGCACGTCGCTGTATTCACGGAGCGACACGGTCCCTCCGAATTCGGTCTCCAGTTCCTCGAACACGTACAGCAGCGTCACGGAGACCGCCTCTGTCCGGACTGGCAGGTCCTCGACAGCACTCACGAGTCGTCCCATCCGCACGTCGTCGTTTGGTATTGGTAACAGAATTTCGTACATAGGAAACAGTTGTCCCGGCGGAGAGCGCTTTTCTGTCGGGAGTTGTTACTGGTAGCCCAGGTCCTTCTCGGCCTGCTGGATGGCCTCCTGCATGTCGTCGACCATACTCGGATCGTCCATCTCGTCGCGAATCAGCTCGCCGACGGGCTCCTGGGTCGCCTCGCGGAAGTCGTTGATGACGTCCTGCGGCGGATCGTAGACGGTGACGCCTGCGTCCTCGACGGTCTTGACGCCGCGTTCGCGCTGGACGCGGTTGATCATCCGGGCCTCCTGGGAGGCCAGCCGGCCGCCTTCGAGGACCAGACGCTGGTAGTACAGCGGGAGGTCCTGGAACCAGTCCTCGTTGCAGTGGATGAAGTTCATCGTGAACACGTGGCGGTCCAGGATGATCCAGTCGAGCACCTCGTGGAGGTCGCCGGAGATGACCGTCGGGATGGAGTTCTCCTGCCCGGCGACGACGCCCTGGTCGATCGCCTGGTACAGCTCGTTCCAGTCGATGGGCGTCGGGTTGGCGCCGAGTTCGCTGACCAGCTTCTGGTGAGCCTCGATCTGCATCGTCCGGATGTCCAGACCCTTCATGTCCTCGATGGACTCGATCTCGACGCCGGAGACGCCGAACGACCGGAAGCCGCCGTTGTCGTACCAGGTGAGCATCCGGAGGCCCGTCTGGTCGCGGAAGTCCGCCCACAGCTTGTCGCCGAACTCGTTGTCGAAGACGTAGTTGGCGACCTCGACGTTCCGGAACGCGTACGGCAGCGCGTACACGTTGATGTTCGAGTAGAACGGCGCGATGTGGCCCTCGGCGGTCGACCCGACGAGTTCGATGGACCCGGACTGGTTCTGCTCGACCATCTCACGGAGGCTCCCGAGAGCTCCGCCGGGGGAGATCTCGACCGTGAAGTTGCCGTTCGTGTTGTCCTCGATGTGCTTCTTGAACGTCACTGCCGCGCGGTGCTGGTGCTGCGTGATGTCCTCGGGCCCGGAGTGGCCGAGCGTGACCGTCATCTCCGGCATCTCGGCGTCGCCGCTGTCCGATCCGTCCCCGCTACCACTGCCGCCGCCACTCCCGCCTGAAGTCAAACTGCTACAGCCCGCGATAGAGGTCAGTCCAGCCGTCGCACTGATAGCCCCTGCCGTTCGCATGAAATTACGCCGATCTGGTGACATTGCGTACCGTGATTATCTACTATTGCAAATAAACCTTTCCAAGAGTTATGGAGAATCCTAAAACAAAATTAATTTTACATTTGTGCAGTATCGCTAACAATAGATGGGTGAGCGGCTACAAGAGTAGTGACGCTCGGCAGACCAGCGTGCGGACCGTTACGTGCGCTGGACTTCGCTCTCGTTGGTGAACCCGTGTGGCGAGTCGCCGTCGAGGTACTCGGTGATGTTCTCGGCGGCCTTGCGGCGGAGTTCTCCGAGCGAGTCCTCGGAGTACCACGCGACGTGGGGCGTCACGACGACGTCGTCGCGCTCGAACAGCGGGGAGTCGTGGGTCGGCTCCTCCTCCATGACGTCCAGGCCGGCACCGGCGATCTCGTCCGCCTCGAGAGCGTCGTACAGGGCGTCCTCGTCGACGAGCGGCCCGCGTGCAGTGTTCAGGAGGAACGCCGACGAGTCCATCTGCTCGAAGGCGTCGGCGTCGAACATGTGATGGGTCTCGTCGACCAGCGGCGTGTGGATCGAGATGACGTCCGACTCCGCGAGCAGGGTCTCGAAGTCGACCAGCTCTACGGGGTGGTCGGCGACGTCCTCCTCGTCGAGGTAGGGGTCGTACGTGAGGTACTCGAGGTCGAACCCGTCGGCCAGTTCGGCGAACGTACGGGGAATCTTCCCGAACGCCGCGAACCCGACGGTCATACCGGTCAACGACTCGATCGGCCGGCCGATCTTCCAGTCCCAGGTCCCGGACTTGACCGCCTTGTCGTACTGGGCGGTCTTGCGCGCGAGCGTGAACAGCAGCGAGAGCGCGTGGGAGGCGACCTCCTCCTCGCAGTAGGAGGGGACGTTCGACACGGCGACGTTCCGCTCCGAGGCGGCGTCGACGTCGACGTTGTCGACGCCGATGCCGTATCTGGAGACGATCTCCAGGTCCGGCAGCGCGTCGAGGACCGACTCGGTCACCTCGGCGTACTGGACGAGAAGCCCGTCAGCCCCCTCTGCGAGGTCGATCAGTTCGTCCTCCGTCTCGGCCGAGCCGACGACCACGTCGTCGACTCCGGCCTCGGCGAACACCGCTTCCTCGATGTCGGCGTCCGGAAAATCCGCTTGCGAGATTGCGATCCTGTGTGCCATCATCCGTATCTCTGCAGGAAGCGTCTTAAACGCTATCAACTGCTCGTCTCGTTTCCGATCGTTCAGGGACCGTCTCCGTGGCAGCGAGCGGCGACGTCCGTCGGGCCGCTCCCCGACGCCGTCACCCGGTCCCGTCAGTCGCGGAACTCGGCGGGATCGAACAGGACCTTGCAGGTGTCGCCGGCGAGGAACGTCTCGAAGGCCTCGTCGGCCTCCTCGAGGGAGAACCGCTCGTCGAGCATCGGTTCGGGGTCGACCTCGCCCGATTGGAGCATCCGCAGCGACCGCTCGAAGTCCTCGTAGGTCGAGGCGTAGGAGCACTGGAGGTCGATTTCGGCGCGGACCAGCGGCGAGTACTCCATGGTCGTCTCGCCGGTCTGGCCGACGAGGACGATCTGGCCGCCTTTCCGGACTTCGTCGACGGCCGTGGTGAGCCCGGAGGGGTGTCCGGTGGTGTCGAAGACCACGTCGTAGCCGATGCCGTCGGTCAGTTCCTCGCGGACGGCCTCGCGGTCGTCGGCGGCGACGTTCAGCGTCTCGAAGCCCAGTTCCTCGGCCAGCGGCAGGCGGTAGTCTGCGTCCGGGCCGACGCCGGAGACGACCACCTCGCCGCCCTGCGCGTCGGCGATCTGGGCGGTGAACAGCCCGATCGGGCCCGGTCCTTCGACGAGGACGCGGTCGCCGGCGCCGACCCGCGAGTTCTCGACGACCGCGCGAGCGCCGATGCTGATCGGCTCGGTCGTCGCGGCGTGGCGCGGGTCGACGTCGTCGGGAACGGGGTGGAAGTACCGCGCCGGCGCGGCGATGTACCCCGCGAAGGCCCCGTCGTGGTCGACGCCGGTGATCACGGCGTTCTGGCAGACGTTCTCCTCGCCGATCCGGCACTGGTAGCACTCCCCGCACGGCCGGATCGGCCGCTCGACGACTCTGTCACCGACGGCGAAGCCGGTGACGTCCGCGCCGGCCTCGACGACGCGGCCGGTGTACTCGTGACCGATGACGGTCGGCAGGTCCATCCGCTCGAACGCGCTCTCGAACTCGTAGATCCCGCCGTCGCTGCCGCACAGGCCCGCGTAGTCGACCTCGACCAGTACCTCCTCCGCGCCGGGCTCGGGCATCGGGCGCTCGACGACCTCGAGTGCACCCGCCTCTCGAGCGGTCTTGGCTAGCGCTCGCATGGGACTCGATTGCCTTGCCCCGGTCTTAGCTCTTCGGATAGCGAGAGAGGGCGACGACCGCACGGCTCCGCGCGGATCGACGACGCTCCGCCGAGGCGCTCGCCCGCGGTCACCAACCTCTATGTAGGTCGCGACAGAGGGGGCAATCGTGCCACTGGATTATACACACCACCCGGTGACGGTCGAGGGCAAGACGGCCGTCGTCATCGGGGCGACGAGCGGCATCGGACGAGCGATCGCACTGGGCTTCGCCGAGGAGGGCGCGAACGTCGTGGCCACCTCGCGGACGGAAGAGCGCGTCGAGCGGACGGCCGAGGAGATCCGCGAGCGCGGCGCCGACACCATCGAGGTCACCTGTGACGTGACCGACCGCGAGTCGATCCGCGAACTGCGCGACGCAACGATCGAGGAGTTCGGCGACGTCGACATTCTGGTCAACTCGCCGAGCTACATCGCCAGGAAGGGCGTCGCCGACGTGACCGAGGAGGAGTGGGACCAGGTGTTCGACGTCCAGCTGAAGGGAACCGTCCGCGCGACTCAGCTGTTCGCCGAGCGCATGGGCGAGGGGTCGATCATCAACATGGCCTCGGCCTCGGCGGAGTCGGCCATCCCGAACCTGGCCGCCTACACCACGGCCAAGGGCGGTATCGACTCGTTCACCCGCGTCGCCGCCGAGGAGTACGGCCCGGAGATCCGCGTCAACGCCATCCGGCCGGGCTTCGTCATCACCGAGCAGACGGAGGGCACCTACACCGACGGGGAACCGCGGTACGAGACGATCAAAGACCGGACGACCGACGAGCGCCTCGCCCGGCCGGAGGAGATGGCCGGCATCGCCATCTACCTCGCCAGCGACGCCGCCTCCTACACCACCGGCGAGATCGTCACCGTCGACGACGGCTTCCTGAACGCCACCTTCGAGGAGTGAAGGCGAGGCCGCTCGCTACGCTCACGGCCTCGGACTCAGCGAGCGGGAGTGAGCAGAGCGAACGACACGCGAGCCGCGAGGGCCCGACCAACGGGAGGAACCTCGATTTTGCGAGCGGGAGCGAACGCAGGGAGCGACACGCGAGCCCGCATCGGTCGACGGCGCTGACGGCGAGGGTCAGAGCGACGGGCCGACGCGCGTGATGGCGAAGTCGTCGACCCCGTGTCGCTCGGCGCAGGAGGGGTCACCGTCGAGCACCGCGGTGATCCGCTCGCGGAGGTCCGCGACCGAGGCCGTCGTCGCGTCCACGTCGACGTCGTCGGACAGCACCTCGTAGGTCGCCTCGTTCCCCGTCACCTTCACCACCGGCGCCACCGGATGGCCGGTGGGGACGCCCTCGTCGGTCACGTGGACGATTACCTGCGCGCCGGCGGCGACCAGGCCCGTCGCCGCCTCTGCGAACTCGGACGGCGCGTCGACGACCGCCAGCCCCCGGTCGAGGGTCGCTGGCGCCCCGTAGTCGCAGACCTCCCGGATCGGCTGGTCGCCCCAGGCGCGCGTCGCCGCCGCGAAGGATCGGTCGGCGGCGGCGCGGTGGACCGCCCGCGCCTTCGGCGGGTGCGCCTCGTGCCGGGCGAGCAGGGTATCGACGTCCGCCGCCGTCGCGTCGTCCGCTGCGGCCTCCTGGGCGGCCTCGGCGTGGGCGATCAGAGGCTCGCTCCCGGCGGCGACGACGCGCCCGCCGGCCGCGACGACCTCGTCGGCGAACGCTCCGACGAGCGGCGCGGCCTTGGCTACCGTCCCCTCCGCCAGGTCGGTGGCCACGATCCCGACCGTGAGGGCGTCTGCCCCCGCCGGCACCGTTTCGTCGGCCGCAGCCTCGACCAGTTCGCTAGCCGCCCGGGCGCCGCGGGCGATGGTCGGCTCAGTGCCGCCCGCCTCCTGGATCGACAGCTCACGGACGCGCTCTCCGGCGTCGTCCAGGCGCTCGGCGACGGCGTCGCTCTGGACGTGTTCACAGCCCAGGCCGACCACGACCGTCCCAGCGACGTTGGGGTTCTGCGCCACGCCCCAGAACGTCCGCTCGGTCTGCTCGTTGTCGGCGCCGATCTGGGCGCAGCCGTGATCGTGGGGCGCGCTCACCGCTCCGGGCACCCGATCGGCGATCCGGTCGGCCACCATGTGCGAGCAGATCACCGACGGGAGGACGAGCACGTGGTTCCGGGCCCCGACGGTTCCGTCGAAGCGCTCATACCCCTCGAAGGATAGGTCGGCGTCGGGTGCATTACCACTCGATCGGGCCTCGTCGGCACTCATGCTTCTCCCTCCTGTACGTCGCCGCGCCCCCGTCGACTCTCGCAGTTGTGAGTGTGGACCCACTCGCCGGGGTCGATGGTCGCGGCGGCCTCGCCGATCACCTCACCGTACTTGTAGACGGGGTCGCCCGATGCCATCGCCGTCAGCGCGACCTTGTGGCCGAAGGGGACGTCCTCGCGCAGCGTGACGGAGTCGCGCTCGCAGCGGTCGACGCCGTCGACCGGCAGTTCGCGGCCCGCCTCCAGGTCCGCGAGCGCCGTCGCGACGGTGTCGTCGTCGGTCATCACGAGCGCGACCTCGTCGATCACTGCGCCCTTCATATCGCCTCACCCCGCAGTTCGCCCAGCTCGTTGGGCTGGATCTCGTTGATCGCGAACTCCTCGAGGCGGCGGCGCTCGGCGGCCGTCCGCTTGCCGTCGGCCACCGACAGGAGCGCGTCGTAGACTCGCTCGCCGACCGTCGACAGGGAGTCCCCCTCGATGACTGTGCTGGCGTTCACGTCCATGTTGTTCGCCATCTCGTCCCACGTCCCCGGGTTACCGGTCACCTTGATCACGGGAGCGATCGGGTTGCCGGTGGTGCTCCCGCGGCCGGTGGTGAACGCGACGACCTGGGCGCCGCCGGCGACCTTCCCCGTGACGCTCTCGACGTCGTAACCCGGGGTGTCCATCAGCACGAGGCCACCGCCGACGGGGAGGTCGTCCGCGTAGTCGACGATCCCGCGGACCGGAGTCGTCCCGCCCTTCGAGATCGCGCCGAGGCTCTTCTCCTCGATGGTGGTCAGCCCGCCCTCCTGGTTGCCCGGTGACGGCTGGGCGCCGCGCATGTCGACGCCCATCAGCGCGGCCATGTCCTCGCGCACGTCGACCCGCTCGAGCAGGCGTTCGCGGACCTCGTCGTCGGCGCACCGCCCGGCGAGGATGTGCTCCGCCCCGATGAACTCGGGCGTCTCGCTGAAGCAGGCGGTGCCGCCGTCCTCGACGAGTCGGTCGCAGGCCTCGCCGACGGCGGGGTTGGCGGCGATGCCGCTCGTGGCGTCGCTGCCGCCGCACTCCACGGCGAACACGAGCTCGCTCGCGTCGGCCGTCTCCCGGCGGGCCTCCTCGATCTCGTCTGCGAGTGCCGCGGCGACCTCGGCTCCGCGGTCGACCGCGGCCCGCGTCCCGCCGGCCGCGCGTATCGACAGCGTCTCGACGGGCTTGCCCGACCGGGCGATCCGGTCGGCCACGTCGTCGGCGGCGATCGTCTCCGTCCCGAGCTCGACGACCAGTGCCGCACCGACGTTCGGGTTGCGACCCGTGCCGGCGAGCGTACGTTCTGTCTGTTCGCGCGCGCGATCAGGCTGGCTCGTCCCCATCTGGTGAGGCGTCGCCCTGACGGAGGCGTCGGCCTCCGCCGCGATCGCCTCGGCGATCGGGCTCGCCGTGACGGACGTCGGGAGCACCGCGACCCGGTTGCGCACGCCGATCCGACCGTCGTCACGGCGGTAGCCGGTAAACTCTGGCATATGAGAGTGCGTAACGACCACCGGGGGCTTAGATGTTCGGGACGGAAGGGCGATACTGCCGACGTCCGGTTCGGCGAACGAGCCGCGTGCGGCAGCGATTCAGTACCGTTTACCGGACGGCCGACCCAGTCTCGCCCACGCGGCACACGGTGGCCACAGCGCGGAGCGGCGGCCGCTCTCGGGAGGCAGTGGAAGGACGGTATCGTTAAGTGCCGAGCAGCGCCACGTTGTGCCATGCGCTATTACAGAGTGGCTACGGACGGGAACGCCCATCTCGTCGCCGAGGACGACGCTGGAGCGTTCGACCTGACCGCGGCCAACGAGCGGATCGACTCGTTCACGACGCTGGCCCGCTGTGCCGACGTGGCGGGGACGTCCATCGACGACCTCGCGCGCCGACATCGCGAGGACGCCCCGTCGGTCGACCTGACGGCGGCGGACGTCCGCGCCCCCGCGCGCCCGCCCGAGGTGTGGGCCGCCGGCGTCACCTACGAGATCAGCGAGGAGGCCCGCGAGGAGGAGAGCAACACGCCGGACCTCTACATGGAGGTCTACCGCAGCGAGCGCCCCGAACTGTTCCTCAAGTCGACGCCCTCCCGGACGGTCGGCCCGGGCGAGGCGGTCGGCGTCCGCGGCGATTCCGACTGGGACGTCCCCGAACCCGAACTGGGCGTGGTCGTCTACGACGGCGACGTCGTCGGCT
This region of Halomicrobium urmianum genomic DNA includes:
- a CDS encoding TRAP transporter large permease — its product is MIELVPLLAILLALIFLRVDIAFAIATVSYLWLFVAGESMTTGVTRIFSGLNSFVLLAIPFFLLAGELMNNSEITDRIVRFANYTIGRIRGGLAQANVLASLFFAGITGAAVADVAALGSVFIPAMSDEGYDTDFSSALTAASSIVGPIIPPSIIIVIYGSVTNTSIGALFAAAVIPGLLLGGALMVITGVLSVQRDFPSHSPDVERSEVPSLVFDSLVALTMPAIILGGILGGIFTPTEAAAVACVYALLIGGVLYRTLTGDKIIDSLSVTLERSTQLYAIIGFASILSWMLAKEGITRELGAALVEMGLSPAAYMLVVGLVLLFVGTWLEIGAAAIILAPTLATIAETLGIPAYQFGIMFIVTLNFGLITPPLGICLFAASSVSNRPVWGISKKVVPFYVADIAVLLAIIYLPEITMAFPRATGF
- a CDS encoding universal stress protein, producing MYEILLPIPNDDVRMGRLVSAVEDLPVRTEAVSVTLLYVFEELETEFGGTVSLREYSDVPDVISEARERFERTDVPVEALVAEGNAEEVIVSVADDRNVDHVAVAGRERSPTGKALFGSVTQSVVLNADVPVTVVPESVDEEGAA
- a CDS encoding C-terminal binding protein: MAHRIAISQADFPDADIEEAVFAEAGVDDVVVGSAETEDELIDLAEGADGLLVQYAEVTESVLDALPDLEIVSRYGIGVDNVDVDAASERNVAVSNVPSYCEEEVASHALSLLFTLARKTAQYDKAVKSGTWDWKIGRPIESLTGMTVGFAAFGKIPRTFAELADGFDLEYLTYDPYLDEEDVADHPVELVDFETLLAESDVISIHTPLVDETHHMFDADAFEQMDSSAFLLNTARGPLVDEDALYDALEADEIAGAGLDVMEEEPTHDSPLFERDDVVVTPHVAWYSEDSLGELRRKAAENITEYLDGDSPHGFTNESEVQRT
- a CDS encoding UxaA family hydrolase, producing the protein MSADEARSSGNAPDADLSFEGYERFDGTVGARNHVLVLPSVICSHMVADRIADRVPGAVSAPHDHGCAQIGADNEQTERTFWGVAQNPNVAGTVVVGLGCEHVQSDAVAERLDDAGERVRELSIQEAGGTEPTIARGARAASELVEAAADETVPAGADALTVGIVATDLAEGTVAKAAPLVGAFADEVVAAGGRVVAAGSEPLIAHAEAAQEAAADDATAADVDTLLARHEAHPPKARAVHRAAADRSFAAATRAWGDQPIREVCDYGAPATLDRGLAVVDAPSEFAEAATGLVAAGAQVIVHVTDEGVPTGHPVAPVVKVTGNEATYEVLSDDVDVDATTASVADLRERITAVLDGDPSCAERHGVDDFAITRVGPSL
- a CDS encoding SDR family NAD(P)-dependent oxidoreductase; this translates as MPLDYTHHPVTVEGKTAVVIGATSGIGRAIALGFAEEGANVVATSRTEERVERTAEEIRERGADTIEVTCDVTDRESIRELRDATIEEFGDVDILVNSPSYIARKGVADVTEEEWDQVFDVQLKGTVRATQLFAERMGEGSIINMASASAESAIPNLAAYTTAKGGIDSFTRVAAEEYGPEIRVNAIRPGFVITEQTEGTYTDGEPRYETIKDRTTDERLARPEEMAGIAIYLASDAASYTTGEIVTVDDGFLNATFEE
- a CDS encoding TRAP transporter small permease; this translates as MFNYTVTEDSALYQSAERFDSAMDRLDTRLRQFSLILLALLVCVVVLNVIMRYVLSESLLWANELSRYLMVWFALLVTASLVNSDDHLNVGIVYDRFPDRVKYWLQSTTMALYVVLGLIWVNFGLEYAISAGLNAEAPAMNFPLLWVYIVIPISGTLVTLFALARLLRLVVLGETESLQNAYDVDQREGESDD
- the dctP gene encoding TRAP transporter substrate-binding protein DctP — protein: MTSGGSGGGSGSGDGSDSGDAEMPEMTVTLGHSGPEDITQHQHRAAVTFKKHIEDNTNGNFTVEISPGGALGSLREMVEQNQSGSIELVGSTAEGHIAPFYSNINVYALPYAFRNVEVANYVFDNEFGDKLWADFRDQTGLRMLTWYDNGGFRSFGVSGVEIESIEDMKGLDIRTMQIEAHQKLVSELGANPTPIDWNELYQAIDQGVVAGQENSIPTVISGDLHEVLDWIILDRHVFTMNFIHCNEDWFQDLPLYYQRLVLEGGRLASQEARMINRVQRERGVKTVEDAGVTVYDPPQDVINDFREATQEPVGELIRDEMDDPSMVDDMQEAIQQAEKDLGYQ
- a CDS encoding zinc-dependent alcohol dehydrogenase, with product MRALAKTAREAGALEVVERPMPEPGAEEVLVEVDYAGLCGSDGGIYEFESAFERMDLPTVIGHEYTGRVVEAGADVTGFAVGDRVVERPIRPCGECYQCRIGEENVCQNAVITGVDHDGAFAGYIAAPARYFHPVPDDVDPRHAATTEPISIGARAVVENSRVGAGDRVLVEGPGPIGLFTAQIADAQGGEVVVSGVGPDADYRLPLAEELGFETLNVAADDREAVREELTDGIGYDVVFDTTGHPSGLTTAVDEVRKGGQIVLVGQTGETTMEYSPLVRAEIDLQCSYASTYEDFERSLRMLQSGEVDPEPMLDERFSLEEADEAFETFLAGDTCKVLFDPAEFRD
- a CDS encoding mandelate racemase family protein → MTPTITKIESTEFEYPLEDVGMDNHGFNIVYDPGETTYRKLFALQIHTDEGITGEYVGGNSPGAAQINMFADYLVGKNPLEREKHWSEIKRALRKYDRMGMGPIDIALWDFAGKYYDAPIHELLGTYRERIPAYASTYHGDENGGLDSPEAFADFAEECLERGFSGFKIHGWGGSEGPHDIDREVDAVHAVGERVGDEMDLMHDPACELETWADALKLGKACDEEGFFWYEDPYRDGGISQHGHKQLGEHLETPILQTEHVRGLEPHTDFIANGATDFVRADPEYDAGITGAMKIASVAEGFGLDVEFHAPGPAQRHCIAATRNANYYEMALVHPDCQNTMPPVYEGGYSDLIEAVDDDGTVPVPDGPGLGVEYDWDYIEDNATGSVHTYE